In a single window of the Elaeis guineensis isolate ETL-2024a chromosome 8, EG11, whole genome shotgun sequence genome:
- the LOC105049538 gene encoding uncharacterized protein: MAILLHLLFLWVGSLAPAGAVTAPSDVAALAAFKAAISPASITPFSCLASWNFSSDPCRPGPSHFLCGLTCTTTGGGAATATATDRVTAIALDPAGYSGTLTPLLSQLSLLAHLELPNNAFHGPIPTSLPSLQTLILSSNSFSGPIPSSVSKLTSLQILDLSRNPLAGPIPQFWGSMSGLRRLDLSFTRLYGNLPRALPPNLVNLALRGNSLSGTIKRATFAPLRALEVVELAANRLEGKVEGWFFLLPSLQQVDLANNSLSGVEVGPPSEGQQLVAVDLGFNRIEGQLPAALAGFPSLVALTLRHNRLRGTIPSEYAGAKKGVPFRRLFLDGNFLTGTVPAGLLSSGELVGSLGDNCLEGCPSAAALCSPPQKTEAVCKQGYGVDGRTRRPHPYLDR, from the coding sequence ATGGCCATCCTTCTCCACTTACTCTTCTTGTGGGTAGGTTCACTCGCCCCTGCGGGTGCGGTCACCGCCCCGTCGGACGTCGCAGCTTTGGCCGCCTTCAAGGCGGCCATCTCCCCGGCCTCCATTACTCCCTTCTCTTGCCTCGCTTCCTGGAATTTCTCCTCCGACCCCTGCCGCCCCGGCCCCTCCCACTTCCTCTGCGGCCTCACCTGCACTACCACCGGCGGCGGCGCCGCCACCGCCACCGCCACCGACCGCGTCACCGCCATCGCCCTCGACCCTGCCGGCTACTCCGGCACCCTCACCCCGCTCCTCTCCCAACTATCCCTCCTCGCCCACCTCGAGCTCCCTAACAACGCCTTCCACGGTCCCATCCCCACCTCCCTCCCCTCCCTCCAAACCCTCATCCTCTCCTCCAACTCCTTCTCCGGCCCCATTCCGTCCTCCGTCTCCAAGCTTACCTCACTTCAAATCCTCGACCTTTCTCGCAATCCTCTCGCCGGCCCGATCCCCCAATTCTGGGGCTCCATGTCCGGTTTGAGAAGGCTCGATCTCAGCTTCACTCGACTGTACGGGAATCTCCCCCGGGCGTTGCCTCCCAACCTGGTGAACCTGGCTCTGAGAGGGAATTCCCTCTCGGGAACCATCAAAAGAGCCACCTTTGCGCCGCTCCGGGCATTGGAGGTGGTGGAATTGGCGGCCAACCGACTCGAAGGGAAGGTGGAGGGGTGGTTCTTTCTTCTCCCTTCGTTGCAGCAGGTGGACCTCGCGAATAATAGCTTGTCGGGCGTCGAGGTGGGCCCGCCGTCGGAAGGGCAGCAGCTTGTGGCGGTGGACCTGGGGTTCAATCGGATCGAGGGGCAGCTGCCGGCGGCGCTGGCGGGGTTCCCGTCTCTGGTCGCACTGACGTTGCGGCACAACAGGCTGAGGGGAACCATCCCCTCGGAGTACGCAGGAGCCAAGAAGGGGGTCCCCTTCCGGCGGCTGTTCCTCGACGGGAACTTCCTCACCGGGACGGTGCCGGCGGGGTTGCTCAGCAGCGGGGAGCTGGTGGGGAGCTTGGGGGACAACTGCCTTGAGGGATGCCCATCCGCGGCGGCGCTGTGCTCGCCGCCGCAGAAGACGGAGGCGGTCTGCAAGCAGGGATACGGCGTCGACGGGAGAACGCGGCGGCCCCACCCTTATTTGGATCGATAG